In a genomic window of Gigantopelta aegis isolate Gae_Host chromosome 9, Gae_host_genome, whole genome shotgun sequence:
- the LOC121380773 gene encoding uncharacterized protein LOC121380773, whose translation MFVGSWHYNMSYFNQRANASPFSSSEVSYVNTTDCSCSLYSGQGSAKPFPTASAMIPTSNDVSFVHNDTAGYVGHTGHAGHGQLNEQLHGNDRVFSSNNSHNGYNVHTDDSYYYAAYGNGVDDHSRQLSPGPAPPYCYRYDENGDLKPRKRRLPSVSQRRAANVRERRRMLNLNQAFDALRRRIPTFAYEKRLSRIETLRLAIEYITFMTEIIKGKDPCDVALKMYSSMELDTSIPSLSDRLCNFHCSALMEGQERCAVTTGSGRSSENEKYSPVSDNEVDYDK comes from the coding sequence ATGTTCGTTGGATCTTGGCATTATAATATGAGTTATTTCAACCAGCGTGCAAACGCGAGCCCCTTTTCGTCATCGGAAGTCAGCTACGTGAACACCACAGATTGCAGCTGCAGTCTTTATTCAGGGCAAGGTTCCGCAAAACCTTTTCCGACAGCATCGGCGATGATACCGACATCAAACGACGTCTCTTTTGTTCACAACGACACCGCCGGATACGTCGGGCACACCGGACACGCCGGTCACGGCCAACTGAATGAACAGCTGCACGGAAACGACCGAGTGTTCAGCAGCAACAACAGTCACAACGGCTACAACGTCCATACGGATGACAGCTACTACTACGCGGCGTATGGCAACGGCGTCGACGACCATTCAAGACAACTGTCGCCGGGTCCCGCGCCGCCTTACTGCTACAGGTACGACGAAAATGGCGATTTGAAACCACGCAAACGACGGCTGCCGAGCGTCTCGCAGCGTCGGGCCGCCAACGTCAGGGAACGTCGTCGGATGCTAAATTTGAACCAAGCCTTTGATGCCCTGCGTCGACGCATCCCGACTTTCGCGTACGAAAAGCGACTGTCTAGAATCGAGACTCTACGTCTTGCCATTGAATACATCACGTTCATGACTGAAATAATCAAAGGCAAAGATCCTTGTGACGTCGCGCTTAAAATGTATTCGTCCATGGAACTCGATACCAGCATCCCGAGTCTAAGTGATCGACTTTGCAATTTCCACTGCAGTGCGCTAATGGAAGGGCAGGAGCGCTGCGCAGTGACAACCGGAAGTGGTCGTTCGAGCGAAAACGAAAAGTACAGTCCGGTTAGTGATAATGAAGTTGATTACGACAAGTGA
- the LOC121381179 gene encoding protein Fer3-like, protein MVEHFCVQRNLTMEPDRRLLGELFTDSSFVQPDLHLASFNSAAAYPGEAHVAGYPDDEWHHVPDPALAYYPTMEGELPSVHMYPGVQSTHCSMPQWHPPHETMSTMPAMLGMEFSRQDSSSEKHGGKTKRRRVQTPSQRKAANVRERKRMFHLNEAFDALRTRLPAFNYEKKLSRIETLKLAMTYISFMKEVTTGKDPRDIVLKKYEDGMSDSYCASPNNVNADFSENEDSG, encoded by the coding sequence ATGGTGGAACATTTCTGCGTACAGAGAAATCTGACGATGGAACCGGACCGACGACTTCTCGGTGAACTCTTCACCGATTCCTCCTTCGTCCAGCCTGACCTTCATCTCGCGTCCTTCAACTCGGCGGCGGCATACCCGGGGGAGGCCCACGTCGCAGGGTACCCGGATGACGAGTGGCACCACGTGCCGGACCCGGCCCTGGCTTACTACCCGACCATGGAGGGGGAACTACCGTCGGTGCACATGTACCCGGGGGTGCAGTCCACCCACTGTTCCATGCCGCAGTGGCACCCTCCCCACGAGACGATGTCGACGATGCCGGCTATGCTGGGGATGGAGTTTTCCCGCCAGGACAGCTCGAGCGAGAAGCACGGAGGTAAGACGAAACGAAGGCGAGTCCAGACGCCATCGCAACGGAAGGCCGCAAACGTTCGGGAGCGGAAGCGGATGTTCCACTTAAACGAGGCTTTCGACGCCCTGCGAACGAGACTTCCGGCGTTCAATTACGAAAAGAAGCTCTCGAGGATAGAGACTCTCAAACTTGCTATGACGTACATCAGTTTCATGAAGGAGGTCACCACTGGGAAGGATCCAAGAGATATTGTACTTAAGAAATATGAGGACGGCATGTCGGACAGTTACTGTGCCAGCCCCAATAATGTGAATGCTGACTTTTCCGAAAATGAAGATTCAGGATAA